The following proteins come from a genomic window of Coffea arabica cultivar ET-39 chromosome 11c, Coffea Arabica ET-39 HiFi, whole genome shotgun sequence:
- the LOC113715419 gene encoding F-box protein At2g02240, producing the protein MVYTINARDLVISHGNDPRYWKWYTDVPSGFEVAELVEVCWFDIRASVPARDLPRGSSYSTYLVFKLSAKPRGLEKATASVRFSEEKAKGTDNEGYTVSIDKSQDSKDPGIHPQPRSDGWKELNLGDFVNNRGRSSTVEARIFETSDTIWKSGIIIRGIEIRPN; encoded by the exons ATG GTTTACACCATCAACGCAAGGGATCTAGTGATCTCTCACGGTAATGATCCACGCTATTGGAAATGGTACACTGATGTACCTTCTGG CTTCGAGGTTGCCGAGCTTGTTGAAGTTTGTTGGTTTGACATTCGAGCCAGTGTGCCTGCTAGGGACCTACCAAGGGGCAGTTCCTATTCGACATATCTCGTGTTCAAACTTAGTGCCAAGCCAAGGGGGCTTGAAAAAGCAACTGCATCGGTAAGATTTTCTGAGGAAAAGGCTAAGGGAACTGATAATGAAGGCTATACCGTGTCAATTGATAAGTCACAAGATTCGAAGGATCCGGGCATACATCCTCAACCCCGTAGTGATGGATGGAAGGAATTGAACTTGGGTGACTTCGTCAACAACCGCGGAAGAAGTTCCACGGTAGAAGCTAGGATTTTTGAAACCAGTGATACAATCTGGAAGTCTGGCATTATTATCAGGGGCATCGAAATTCGCCCTAATTAG